A single genomic interval of Alligator mississippiensis isolate rAllMis1 chromosome 15, rAllMis1, whole genome shotgun sequence harbors:
- the LOC132245707 gene encoding hydra actinoporin-like toxin 3, with translation MADTIQSLVATTDVGRCVGIEIINQTQNLTLHSPRYYCFSGHSLIPPVLKITPGSTANCVFVKTRYSLRGSVGILAYEAGDFILALVFSNPFDYVLYNIQFALSITDDKYFYDSMEAAYYRIIKNSFRNSTSIQKVSLSQCHETVKVTARNISAQATMSNDSKAILRVLIETDNIPHPFEIDQ, from the exons ATGGCGGACACCATCCAGAGTCTGGTGGCAACCACTGATGTGGGGCGGTGTGTGGGAATCGAGATAATCAACCAGACACAGAACTTGACTCTGCACTCCCCAAG ATATTATTGCTTCAGTGGCCACAGCCTCATTCCTCCTGTTCTTAAGATCACACCAGGCTCCACGGCAAACTGTGTGTTTGTGAAGACCAGATACAGCCTTCGTGGAAGTGTGGGGATCCTGGCATATGAGGCAGGTGATTTTATACTGGCTCTCGTGTTCTCCAACCCCTTTGACTACGTTCTTTACAACATCCAGTTTGCTCTCAGTATCACTGATGATAAGTATTTCTATGACAGCATGGAGGCAGCTTACTACAGAATAATCAAAAACTCTTTCAGGAACAGCACATCCATCCAGAAAGTCAGTCTTAGCCAGTGCCATGAAACTGTGAAGGTGACTGCGAGGAATATTTCTGCTCAGGCTACCATGTCAAATGACTCCAAGGCAATCCTAAGAGTGCTGATTGAGACTGATAATATTCCACACCCTTTTGAGATAGACCAATAG
- the LOC132245708 gene encoding uncharacterized protein LOC132245708 isoform X2 — MADTIQSLVATTDVGRCVGIEIINQTQNLTLHSPRYYCFSGHSLIPPVLKITPGSTANCVFVKTRYSLRGSVGILAYEEQHIHPESQS, encoded by the exons ATGGCGGACACCATCCAGAGTCTGGTGGCAACCACTGATGTGGGGCGGTGTGTGGGAATCGAGATAATCAACCAGACACAGAACTTGACTCTGCACTCCCCAAG ATATTATTGCTTCAGTGGCCACAGCCTCATTCCTCCTGTTCTTAAGATCACACCAGGCTCCACGGCAAACTGTGTGTTTGTGAAGACCAGATACAGCCTTCGTGGAAGTGTGGGGATCCTGGCATATGAG GAACAGCACATCCATCCAGAAAGTCAGTCTTAG